A portion of the Pseudomonas sp. PSE14 genome contains these proteins:
- a CDS encoding GNAT family N-acetyltransferase, producing MRIVQATLDHLDLLAPLFVKYREFYGKLPYPESSRKFLEKRLRRKESVIYLALPDDDDGKLLGFCQLYPSYSSLSLKRVWILNDIYVAEEARRQLVADHLLQTARQMARETQAVRMRVSTSVNNEVAQKVYESIGFHEDTEFKNYILPISDDLT from the coding sequence ATGCGTATCGTGCAAGCCACGCTCGACCACCTCGATCTGCTCGCGCCGCTGTTCGTCAAATACCGTGAGTTCTACGGCAAGCTGCCCTACCCCGAATCCTCGCGGAAATTCCTGGAAAAGCGCCTGCGCCGCAAGGAATCGGTGATCTACCTGGCCCTGCCGGACGACGATGACGGCAAGCTGCTGGGCTTCTGCCAGCTCTACCCGAGCTATTCCTCCCTGTCCCTCAAGCGCGTATGGATCCTCAACGACATCTACGTCGCCGAGGAAGCGCGCCGCCAGCTGGTAGCCGACCACCTGCTGCAGACCGCACGACAGATGGCCCGCGAGACCCAGGCAGTGCGCATGCGCGTCTCCACCAGCGTCAACAACGAAGTGGCGCAGAAGGTCTACGAGTCCATCGGCTTCCACGAGGACACCGAGTTCAAGAACTACATCCTGCCGATCAGCGACGACCTGACCTGA
- a CDS encoding DedA family protein encodes MDFNPIDLILHLDTYLSMLVANYGTWIYAILFLVIFCETGLVVTPFLPGDSLLFIAGAICATGGMDPWLLGSLLLVAAITGDSTNYVIGRTLGKRLFSNPDSKVFRRDYLDQTHAFYERHGGKTVTLARFLPIVRTFAPFVAGMAYMPYLRFLAFSVAGSVAWVGGLVTLGYFFGNVPFIKQNLSLMIIGIIAFSLLPMIIGVIRHKLRPSAKAQTGER; translated from the coding sequence ATGGATTTCAACCCGATCGACCTGATTCTCCACCTCGACACCTACCTGTCGATGCTGGTGGCCAACTACGGCACCTGGATCTACGCCATCCTCTTCCTGGTGATTTTCTGCGAGACCGGCCTGGTCGTAACGCCCTTCCTGCCGGGCGATTCGCTGCTCTTCATCGCCGGCGCCATCTGCGCCACCGGCGGCATGGACCCCTGGCTGCTCGGCAGTCTGCTGCTGGTTGCGGCCATCACCGGCGACAGCACCAACTACGTGATCGGCCGAACCCTGGGCAAACGCCTGTTCAGCAACCCGGACTCCAAGGTCTTCCGCCGCGACTACCTGGACCAGACCCACGCCTTCTACGAGCGCCATGGCGGCAAGACCGTGACCCTGGCGCGCTTCCTGCCCATCGTGCGCACCTTCGCGCCCTTCGTCGCTGGCATGGCGTACATGCCTTACCTGCGCTTCCTGGCCTTCAGCGTGGCCGGCAGTGTGGCCTGGGTCGGCGGCCTGGTGACCCTGGGCTACTTCTTCGGCAACGTGCCGTTCATCAAGCAGAACCTCTCGCTGATGATCATCGGCATCATCGCCTTCTCCCTGCTGCCCATGATCATCGGCGTCATCCGCCACAAGCTGCGCCCGTCGGCCAAGGCCCAGACCGGCGAGCGCTGA
- a CDS encoding transporter substrate-binding domain-containing protein: protein MRRPLLASLLLALLCSAGQAQTLRIATLDWAPYVGPDLPGHGLAARILDEALALNGDQAELIFLPWQRALNETREGRFDALMPAYLSADRSRDFYTSMPLLDSQLGFFRRRDHALPIVPGDLDSLRPYRIGVVRGYVNQSAFDAADFLSKEVVSNDWQNLEKLLRGRIDLAVVDRYTGYQLLAQNAPALRDQLVFVEPPLDIKPLYVLVPRKRADGEELAASLDRSLRTLRRSGRLQQLIAEAHLETAMRSREVADHPIAKQLPRPSTAPAQHFGGAPRPELLSWQASLL from the coding sequence ATGCGTCGTCCCCTGCTCGCCAGCCTCCTCCTCGCGCTCCTGTGCTCCGCCGGCCAGGCGCAGACCCTGCGCATCGCCACGCTGGACTGGGCCCCCTATGTCGGCCCCGACCTGCCCGGGCACGGCCTTGCCGCCCGCATCCTCGACGAGGCCCTGGCGCTCAATGGCGACCAGGCCGAACTGATCTTCCTGCCCTGGCAGCGGGCACTCAACGAAACCCGCGAAGGGCGTTTCGATGCGCTGATGCCAGCCTACCTCTCCGCCGACCGCAGCCGGGATTTCTACACCTCGATGCCACTGCTGGACTCCCAACTCGGCTTCTTCCGCCGCCGCGACCATGCGTTGCCGATCGTCCCCGGCGATCTCGACAGCCTGCGCCCCTATCGCATCGGCGTGGTGCGCGGCTACGTCAACCAGAGCGCCTTCGACGCCGCCGACTTCCTCAGCAAGGAAGTGGTCAGCAACGACTGGCAGAACCTGGAAAAACTCCTGCGCGGACGCATCGACCTGGCGGTGGTGGACCGCTATACCGGCTATCAGCTGCTCGCCCAGAACGCCCCGGCCCTGCGCGACCAACTGGTCTTCGTGGAGCCGCCGCTGGACATCAAGCCGCTCTACGTCCTGGTCCCCAGAAAGCGCGCCGATGGCGAGGAGCTGGCGGCCAGCCTCGACCGCAGCCTGCGCACCCTGCGCCGCAGCGGGCGCCTGCAGCAACTGATCGCCGAGGCGCACCTGGAAACCGCCATGCGCTCCCGGGAAGTGGCGGACCATCCCATCGCCAAACAGTTGCCGAGGCCCTCCACCGCGCCTGCGCAGCACTTCGGCGGCGCCCCCAGGCCTGAGCTGCTGAGCTGGCAGGCGAGCCTGCTCTGA
- the ppa gene encoding inorganic diphosphatase: MSYSSIPAGKDLPNDIYVAIEIPANHAPIKYEIDKDTDCLFVDRFMATPMFYPANYGFIPNTLADDGDPLDVLVVTPYPVAPGSVIRARPVGVLNMSDEAGGDAKLIAVPHDKLTVLYKDVKEYTDLPALLLEQIKHFFENYKDLEKGKWVKVEGWGNAAQAHDYITKAVAAFQAK; this comes from the coding sequence ATGAGCTACAGCAGCATCCCGGCTGGCAAAGACCTGCCGAACGACATTTACGTCGCCATCGAGATCCCGGCCAACCACGCGCCGATCAAGTACGAAATCGACAAGGACACCGACTGCCTGTTCGTCGACCGTTTCATGGCCACCCCGATGTTCTACCCGGCCAACTACGGCTTCATCCCGAACACCCTGGCCGACGACGGTGACCCCCTGGACGTGCTGGTCGTGACCCCCTACCCGGTCGCTCCGGGTTCCGTGATCCGCGCCCGTCCGGTTGGCGTGCTGAACATGAGCGACGAAGCCGGCGGCGACGCCAAGCTGATCGCCGTACCGCACGACAAGCTGACCGTCCTGTACAAGGACGTGAAGGAATACACCGACCTGCCGGCCCTGCTGCTGGAGCAGATCAAGCACTTCTTCGAGAACTACAAGGATCTCGAAAAGGGCAAGTGGGTGAAGGTCGAGGGCTGGGGCAACGCTGCACAAGCTCACGACTACATCACCAAAGCCGTCGCCGCCTTCCAGGCCAAGTGA
- the eat gene encoding ethanolamine permease — protein MSASQLKPTLGTLHLWGLAVGLVISGEYFGWSYGWAAAGTLGFLVTTLLVAVMYTCFIFSYTELTTAIPHAGGPFAYSLRAFGKTGGMIAGVATLIEFVFAPPAIAMAIGAYLNVQFPGLDPKWAATGAYVIFMTLNILGVSIAATFELVVTVLAVAELLVFMGVVAPGFSFSNFVLNGWAGSDVFGAPAMAGIFAAIPFAIWFFLAIEGAAMAAEEAKDPKRTIPRAYIAGILTLVALAIGVMIFAGGVGDWRTLSNINDPLPQAMKAVVGNNSTWMHMLVWIGLFGLVASFHGIILGYSRQFFALARAGFLPRGLAKLSRFQTPHRAILAGGAVGIAAIFSDGLISLQGMTLTAAMITMSVFGAIVMYIMSMFSLFKLRRSEPNLERSFRAPGYPVVPGIALALALLCLAAMLWFNSVIASVFLVLMIGGISCCSIVVSLNRGTDASFASQG, from the coding sequence ATGAGCGCATCACAACTAAAACCGACGCTTGGAACCTTGCATCTCTGGGGGCTCGCCGTGGGCCTGGTGATCTCCGGCGAGTACTTCGGCTGGAGCTACGGCTGGGCCGCCGCCGGTACCCTGGGCTTCCTCGTCACTACCCTGCTGGTGGCGGTGATGTACACCTGCTTCATCTTCAGCTACACCGAGCTGACCACCGCCATCCCCCACGCCGGCGGTCCCTTCGCCTACAGCCTGCGCGCCTTCGGCAAGACCGGCGGGATGATCGCCGGCGTCGCCACCCTGATCGAATTCGTCTTCGCCCCACCGGCCATCGCCATGGCCATCGGCGCCTACCTCAACGTGCAGTTCCCCGGACTCGATCCGAAGTGGGCGGCCACCGGCGCCTACGTGATCTTCATGACCCTTAACATCCTCGGCGTGAGCATCGCCGCCACCTTCGAGCTGGTGGTGACCGTGCTGGCGGTGGCCGAGCTGCTGGTGTTCATGGGCGTGGTTGCACCGGGCTTCAGCTTCAGCAACTTCGTACTCAACGGTTGGGCCGGCTCCGACGTGTTCGGCGCCCCGGCGATGGCCGGCATCTTCGCCGCGATCCCCTTCGCCATCTGGTTCTTCCTCGCCATCGAAGGCGCGGCCATGGCCGCCGAGGAAGCCAAGGACCCGAAACGCACCATCCCGCGCGCCTACATCGCCGGTATCCTCACCCTGGTCGCGCTGGCCATCGGCGTGATGATCTTCGCCGGCGGCGTGGGCGACTGGCGCACCCTGTCGAACATCAACGACCCGCTGCCGCAGGCGATGAAGGCCGTGGTCGGCAACAACTCCACCTGGATGCACATGCTGGTCTGGATCGGCCTGTTCGGCCTGGTGGCCAGCTTCCACGGCATCATCCTGGGCTACTCCCGGCAGTTCTTCGCCCTCGCCCGCGCCGGCTTCCTGCCCCGCGGCCTGGCGAAACTCTCGCGCTTCCAGACCCCGCATCGGGCGATCCTCGCCGGCGGCGCGGTGGGCATCGCGGCGATCTTCAGCGATGGTCTGATCAGCCTGCAGGGCATGACCCTGACCGCTGCGATGATCACCATGAGCGTATTCGGCGCCATCGTCATGTACATCATGAGCATGTTCAGCCTGTTCAAGCTGCGCCGCAGCGAGCCGAACCTGGAGCGCAGCTTCCGCGCCCCCGGCTACCCGGTCGTGCCCGGCATCGCCCTCGCTCTGGCGCTGCTGTGCCTGGCCGCTATGCTCTGGTTCAACAGCGTCATCGCCTCGGTGTTCCTGGTGCTGATGATCGGTGGCATCTCCTGCTGCAGCATCGTGGTCAGCCTCAATCGCGGCACCGACGCATCCTTCGCCAGCCAGGGCTGA
- the eutC gene encoding ethanolamine ammonia-lyase subunit EutC: protein MSDSYIPNPWQELRRLTSARIALGRAGTSLPTRAQLDFQFAHAQARDAVHLPFDREGLARQLAERGRECLQLHSAAADRDIYLQRPDLGRRLNEESAEILRRHADRHPQGYDLAVVIADGLSSLAVQRHSLPFLERLEEQARNEGWSLSPVALVQQGRVAVADEVAELLRAKMVVILIGERPGLSSPDSLGLYFTWAPKVGLNDAYRNCISNVRLEGLSYGLAAHRLLYLMREACRRQLSGVNLKDEAELPTLEGTGPGANFLLT from the coding sequence ATGAGCGACAGCTACATCCCCAACCCCTGGCAGGAACTGCGCCGCCTGACCTCCGCGCGGATCGCCCTGGGCCGCGCCGGCACCAGCCTGCCAACCCGCGCGCAACTGGACTTCCAGTTCGCCCACGCCCAGGCCCGCGATGCCGTGCACCTGCCCTTCGACCGTGAAGGCCTGGCCCGGCAGTTGGCCGAACGCGGCCGCGAATGTCTGCAGCTGCACAGCGCCGCCGCCGACCGCGACATCTACCTGCAACGCCCCGACCTGGGCCGCAGGCTGAACGAAGAGTCGGCGGAAATCCTGCGCCGCCATGCCGACCGCCATCCCCAGGGTTACGACCTGGCAGTGGTGATCGCCGACGGCCTGTCCTCGCTGGCGGTGCAACGTCACAGCCTGCCCTTCCTCGAACGCCTGGAAGAACAGGCACGCAACGAAGGCTGGAGCCTCTCGCCGGTGGCACTGGTACAGCAGGGGCGCGTTGCCGTGGCCGACGAAGTGGCCGAACTGCTGCGGGCGAAGATGGTGGTCATCCTGATCGGCGAGCGTCCGGGCCTGTCGTCACCCGACAGCCTCGGCCTGTACTTCACCTGGGCGCCGAAGGTCGGCCTGAACGACGCCTACCGCAACTGCATCTCCAACGTGCGGCTCGAAGGCTTGAGCTACGGCCTGGCCGCCCACCGCCTGCTCTACCTGATGCGCGAGGCGTGCCGCCGGCAACTGTCGGGGGTGAACCTGAAGGACGAGGCGGAACTGCCGACGCTGGAAGGCACAGGGCCCGGAGCGAATTTCCTGCTGACCTGA
- a CDS encoding ethanolamine ammonia-lyase subunit EutB: protein MSGFVHSVGGQTWRFDSLREVMAKASPARSGDRLAGVAAGSDAERVAAQMALADIPLKRFLDEALIPYESDEVTRLIIDTHDRQAFAPVSHLTVGGLRDWLLGEQADETSLRALAPGLTPEMAAAVSKIMRVQDLVLVAQKIRVVTRFRNTMGLRGRMSTRLQPNHPTDDPAGIAASVLDGLLYGNGDAMLGINPATDSLQSICTLLEMLDAIIQRYEIPTQSCVLTHVTSSIEAINRGAPLDLVFQSIAGTEAANASFGVSLSILKEGYEAGLSQKRGTLGDNLMYFETGQGSALSANAHHGVDQQTCETRAYAVARHFKPFLVNTVVGFIGPEYLYNGKQIIRAGLEDHFCAKLLGVPMGCDICYTNHAEADQDDMDMLLTLLGVAGINFIMGIPGSDDVMLNYQTTSFHDALYARQVLGLKPAPEFEAWLERMEILHQRDGRVHMAGQLPTAFRHALAQLS, encoded by the coding sequence ATGTCCGGATTCGTCCACAGCGTCGGAGGCCAGACCTGGCGCTTCGACAGCCTGCGCGAGGTGATGGCCAAGGCCAGCCCGGCGCGCTCCGGCGACCGCCTCGCCGGGGTCGCCGCCGGCAGCGACGCCGAGCGTGTCGCCGCACAGATGGCGCTGGCCGACATCCCGCTCAAGCGTTTCCTCGATGAAGCGCTGATCCCCTACGAGAGCGACGAAGTCACCCGGCTGATCATCGACACCCACGACCGTCAGGCCTTCGCGCCGGTCAGCCACCTCACCGTGGGAGGCCTGCGCGACTGGCTGCTGGGCGAGCAGGCCGACGAAACCAGCCTGCGCGCCCTGGCGCCAGGGCTGACGCCGGAGATGGCGGCGGCCGTGTCGAAGATCATGCGCGTGCAGGACCTGGTGCTGGTGGCGCAGAAAATCCGCGTGGTCACGCGCTTCCGCAACACCATGGGGCTGCGCGGGCGGATGTCCACACGGCTGCAACCCAACCACCCCACGGACGACCCGGCCGGCATCGCCGCCAGCGTGCTCGACGGCCTGCTCTACGGCAACGGCGACGCCATGCTCGGCATCAACCCGGCCACCGACAGCCTGCAATCGATCTGCACCCTGCTGGAAATGCTCGACGCGATCATCCAGCGCTACGAGATTCCCACCCAGTCCTGCGTGCTCACCCACGTCACCAGTTCCATCGAAGCGATCAACCGCGGCGCACCGCTGGACCTGGTGTTCCAGTCCATCGCCGGCACCGAGGCGGCCAACGCCAGCTTCGGCGTGAGCCTGTCGATCCTCAAGGAAGGTTATGAGGCGGGGCTGTCGCAGAAGCGCGGCACCCTGGGCGACAACCTCATGTACTTCGAGACCGGCCAGGGCAGCGCGCTGTCGGCCAACGCCCACCACGGCGTCGACCAGCAGACCTGCGAAACCCGCGCCTACGCGGTGGCGCGGCACTTCAAGCCGTTCCTGGTGAACACCGTGGTCGGCTTCATCGGCCCGGAGTACCTGTACAACGGCAAGCAGATCATCCGCGCGGGCCTGGAAGACCACTTCTGCGCCAAGCTGCTCGGTGTGCCCATGGGTTGCGACATCTGCTACACCAACCACGCCGAGGCCGACCAGGACGACATGGACATGCTCCTGACCCTGCTGGGCGTAGCCGGCATCAACTTCATCATGGGCATCCCCGGTTCCGACGACGTGATGCTCAACTACCAGACCACCTCCTTCCACGACGCGCTCTACGCGCGCCAGGTGCTGGGCCTGAAGCCCGCGCCGGAGTTTGAAGCCTGGCTGGAACGCATGGAAATCCTCCACCAGCGCGACGGCCGGGTACACATGGCCGGCCAGTTGCCCACCGCCTTCCGCCACGCGCTGGCGCAGTTGTCCTGA
- a CDS encoding OmpA family protein, with product MSALAELGIRPGSDPRGRREFTVLCDELAKLSHPARPDVDWAKVEHYCLGLLQSNGGDLQTVAFLVLALGHRHGIAGLAEGLQLLERLWADGAARLWPPQMSARVDILAWLFAQLQPLLRGLDVGARDLPAVDQVATGLAQLDEDIRRCSEIPLAPLQAFRQQLDTLATRLECSAGKATSSGRVVARVALGEPAIRVSETEVVISPAVPVPAVMMLETPALAQNPEEPRRASVRRGVWLAALAAAFLLIGILGWLHGQPAWRAQQASGANEPMSAEQAPAAITEPLRLDSRLLFASGSAQLKSDATKVLVNALAHVKAQPGWRIVVAGHTDASGDAQRNLQLSRERAAAVRDWMQKMGDIPEDCFAVQGYGASQPIESNETEAGRAANRRVDIRLLPEREACRVNRE from the coding sequence ATGAGCGCCCTGGCTGAACTCGGAATCCGCCCCGGAAGCGACCCCCGTGGACGTCGTGAATTTACTGTGCTGTGCGATGAGCTGGCGAAGCTGAGCCATCCCGCCCGCCCGGACGTCGACTGGGCGAAGGTCGAGCACTATTGCCTGGGGCTATTGCAGAGCAACGGCGGCGACTTGCAGACGGTCGCCTTCCTCGTTCTGGCGCTTGGCCATCGGCATGGGATTGCCGGCCTGGCTGAGGGACTGCAACTGCTGGAGCGGTTGTGGGCCGATGGCGCTGCGCGACTGTGGCCGCCACAGATGTCGGCGCGGGTGGACATACTGGCGTGGCTGTTTGCCCAGTTGCAGCCGCTGCTGCGGGGGCTGGACGTCGGTGCGCGGGATCTGCCGGCAGTCGACCAGGTGGCAACGGGGCTCGCGCAGCTAGATGAGGATATTCGCCGATGCAGCGAAATCCCGCTTGCACCCCTCCAGGCGTTCCGTCAGCAGCTCGACACCCTCGCTACGCGTCTGGAGTGCAGCGCCGGCAAGGCGACATCGAGTGGTCGGGTGGTGGCTCGAGTTGCGCTCGGCGAGCCAGCGATACGGGTGTCGGAGACTGAAGTAGTAATCAGTCCTGCCGTTCCGGTACCAGCGGTGATGATGCTGGAGACTCCGGCATTGGCCCAAAATCCTGAGGAGCCCAGGCGCGCCAGCGTTCGTCGAGGAGTATGGTTGGCGGCCCTCGCCGCGGCGTTCCTGTTGATCGGGATTCTGGGATGGCTTCATGGACAGCCCGCCTGGAGGGCGCAGCAGGCGAGCGGGGCGAACGAACCTATGTCCGCCGAGCAAGCTCCGGCTGCCATCACCGAACCGCTCCGGCTGGACAGCCGACTGTTGTTCGCCTCCGGCAGCGCGCAACTCAAGTCCGATGCGACCAAGGTGCTGGTCAATGCGCTCGCGCACGTCAAGGCCCAGCCGGGATGGCGGATCGTCGTTGCCGGTCATACCGATGCTTCGGGCGATGCACAGAGAAACCTGCAGTTGTCGCGCGAGCGTGCCGCCGCGGTGCGTGACTGGATGCAGAAGATGGGGGACATCCCCGAGGACTGCTTCGCCGTTCAGGGCTATGGAGCTAGTCAGCCGATCGAGAGCAACGAGACCGAGGCTGGTCGCGCTGCCAATCGACGTGTCGATATCCGGCTGCTGCCCGAGCGCGAGGCCTGCAGGGTCAATAGGGAATAG
- a CDS encoding zinc-dependent peptidase: MWSFSDWRRRRFLARHPLDAQLWAQVRRHLPILDGLNDDELRLLGERALLFLRDKHLSALPGVELDDFRRLLLAAQAQLPLLHLPELNWYQGFHELVLYPDDFVSPQKHRDPAGVIHEFDDERAGETSLQGPVILAWPGVESGGGWDAYNLVIHELAHKLDMLNGDANGLPPLHRDMRVTDWASAMQSAYDDMNRQLDRDPQAHTAIDPYAAENPAEFFAVTSEYFFTAPDLLQEAYPKVYEQLSLFYRQDPLSRLHLLQAEHPEYQETQAH, translated from the coding sequence ATGTGGTCCTTCAGCGACTGGCGCCGCCGGCGCTTCCTCGCCCGCCATCCGCTGGATGCGCAGCTGTGGGCGCAGGTACGCCGGCACCTGCCGATCCTCGATGGCCTGAACGATGACGAACTGCGCCTGCTCGGCGAGCGGGCGTTGCTGTTCCTGCGCGACAAACACCTCTCCGCCCTGCCCGGCGTCGAACTGGACGACTTTCGCCGCCTGCTGCTCGCCGCCCAGGCGCAACTGCCGCTGCTGCACCTGCCGGAGCTGAACTGGTACCAGGGCTTCCACGAACTGGTGCTCTACCCCGACGACTTCGTCAGCCCGCAGAAACACCGCGACCCGGCCGGCGTCATTCACGAATTCGACGACGAGCGCGCCGGCGAGACCTCGCTGCAAGGCCCGGTGATCCTTGCCTGGCCCGGCGTGGAAAGCGGCGGCGGCTGGGACGCCTACAACCTGGTGATCCACGAACTGGCGCACAAGCTGGACATGCTCAACGGCGACGCCAACGGCCTGCCACCGCTGCACCGCGACATGCGCGTCACCGACTGGGCCTCCGCCATGCAGAGCGCCTACGACGACATGAACCGCCAGCTCGACCGCGATCCGCAGGCGCACACCGCCATCGACCCCTACGCGGCCGAAAATCCAGCGGAATTCTTCGCCGTCACCAGCGAGTATTTCTTCACCGCCCCCGACCTCCTTCAGGAGGCCTATCCCAAAGTCTATGAACAGCTTTCGCTGTTCTACCGGCAAGATCCGCTTTCGCGCCTGCACCTGCTTCAGGCCGAGCACCCCGAATATCAGGAAACTCAGGCGCACTAG
- a CDS encoding AraC family transcriptional regulator, whose protein sequence is MSQPLFSHPGLSVPLANNIGVLSAAASGLGRFIGDQGGDIDRVFGRAGIDPERLLHPTLSLALTNYCQVLEEAARQSGCDNFGLRYGEQFRPRELGLLGYVGLCSETLEGALKNFAAAFPYHQHDTLIRLVDCGECYRFDYQVRHGAILDRRQDAELTLGMVLNLMRHVLGPEWAPRAVSFEHARPEGWQEHGRVFDAPVLFQRGCNSMLIPKRDLYGRQMPERDANLLFLVQDVIRRLGEQGGAPNLVEDAGTQIRLALSEGEPSLEIIAEQLELTTAGLQRRLREAGLSFSQLVENTRRELALHYLRQPQRPISELAPLLGYSETSAFSRAFRRWFGVSPRQWRSDAS, encoded by the coding sequence ATGAGCCAGCCCCTGTTCTCCCATCCCGGCCTGAGCGTGCCTCTGGCCAACAACATCGGCGTGCTGTCCGCTGCGGCCAGCGGCCTGGGGCGCTTCATCGGCGACCAGGGTGGCGACATCGATCGGGTCTTCGGTCGCGCGGGCATCGATCCGGAACGCCTGCTGCATCCCACCCTGAGCCTGGCGCTGACCAACTATTGCCAGGTGCTTGAGGAAGCGGCGCGACAGTCCGGTTGCGACAACTTCGGGCTCCGTTACGGCGAGCAGTTCCGGCCCCGAGAACTGGGCCTGCTGGGCTATGTCGGGCTCTGCTCGGAGACGCTGGAGGGCGCGCTGAAGAACTTCGCCGCCGCCTTCCCCTATCACCAGCACGACACCCTGATCCGCCTGGTGGACTGCGGCGAGTGCTATCGCTTCGATTACCAGGTGCGCCATGGCGCCATTCTCGACCGCCGCCAGGATGCCGAGCTGACCCTGGGCATGGTGCTGAACCTGATGCGCCATGTGCTCGGCCCCGAGTGGGCGCCGCGCGCGGTGAGCTTCGAGCATGCGCGCCCCGAAGGCTGGCAGGAGCATGGACGGGTGTTCGACGCGCCGGTGCTGTTCCAGCGCGGCTGCAATTCCATGCTGATTCCCAAACGCGACCTCTACGGCCGGCAGATGCCGGAGCGCGACGCCAACCTGTTGTTCCTGGTGCAGGACGTGATCCGTCGCCTGGGCGAGCAGGGCGGCGCGCCGAACCTGGTGGAGGATGCCGGCACGCAGATTCGCCTGGCGTTGAGTGAGGGCGAGCCGTCGCTGGAGATCATTGCCGAGCAGCTCGAACTGACTACGGCCGGCCTGCAGCGCCGTTTGCGCGAGGCCGGGCTGAGCTTCAGCCAACTGGTGGAGAACACCCGTCGCGAGTTGGCGCTGCATTACCTGCGTCAGCCGCAACGGCCGATTTCCGAACTGGCGCCGCTACTGGGCTATTCCGAGACCAGCGCTTTTTCTCGTGCGTTTCGCCGGTGGTTCGGCGTGAGTCCGCGGCAGTGGCGTAGCGACGCGAGCTGA
- a CDS encoding aldehyde dehydrogenase family protein → MRYAHPGTEGAIVSFKARYGNYIGGEFVPPVKGQYFTNTSPVNGQAIAEFPRSDASDIDKALDAAHAAADAWGRTSVQDRSNILLKIADRIEQNLELLAITETWDNGKPIRETLNADIPLAADHFRYFAGCIRAQEGSAAEINDSTVAYHIHEPLGVVGQIIPWNFPLLMAAWKLAPALAAGNCVVLKPAEQTPLGICVLMEVIGDLLPPGVLNVVQGFGREAGEALATSKRIAKIAFTGSTPVGSHILKCAAENIIPSTVELGGKSPNIYFEDIMQAEPTFIEKAAEGLVLAFFNQGEVCTCPSRALVQESIYPQFMEVVMKKVKAIKRGDPLDTDTMVGAQASQQQYEKILSYLDIAQQEGAQVLTGGQVERLSGDLASGYYIQPTLLKGNNKMRVFQEEIFGPVVGVTTFKDEAEALAIANDTEYGLGAGLWTRDINRAYRMGRGIKAGRVWTNCYHLYPAHAAFGGYKKSGVGRETHKMMLDHYQQTKNLLVSYDINPLGFF, encoded by the coding sequence ATGCGTTATGCCCACCCCGGTACCGAAGGCGCCATCGTTTCCTTCAAGGCGCGCTACGGCAACTACATCGGCGGCGAATTCGTCCCGCCGGTAAAGGGTCAGTACTTCACCAACACCTCGCCGGTGAACGGCCAGGCTATCGCCGAATTCCCCCGCTCTGACGCCTCCGACATCGACAAGGCACTGGACGCCGCCCACGCCGCCGCTGACGCCTGGGGCCGCACCTCGGTACAGGACCGCTCCAACATCCTGCTGAAGATCGCCGACCGCATCGAGCAGAACCTGGAACTGCTGGCCATCACCGAGACCTGGGACAATGGCAAGCCGATCCGCGAAACGCTGAACGCCGACATCCCGCTGGCCGCCGACCACTTCCGCTACTTCGCCGGTTGCATCCGCGCCCAGGAAGGCTCTGCCGCCGAGATCAACGACAGCACCGTCGCCTACCACATCCACGAGCCGCTGGGCGTGGTGGGTCAGATCATCCCGTGGAACTTCCCGCTGCTGATGGCCGCCTGGAAACTCGCCCCGGCCCTGGCCGCCGGCAACTGCGTGGTGCTCAAGCCGGCCGAACAGACCCCGCTGGGCATCTGCGTGCTGATGGAAGTGATCGGCGACCTGCTGCCGCCGGGCGTGCTCAACGTCGTCCAGGGCTTCGGCCGCGAAGCCGGCGAGGCGCTGGCCACCAGCAAGCGCATCGCCAAGATCGCCTTCACCGGCTCGACCCCGGTGGGCTCGCACATCCTCAAATGCGCCGCCGAGAACATCATTCCGTCCACCGTGGAGCTGGGCGGCAAGAGCCCGAACATCTACTTCGAAGACATCATGCAGGCCGAGCCGACCTTCATCGAGAAGGCCGCCGAGGGCCTGGTGCTGGCCTTCTTCAACCAGGGCGAGGTGTGCACCTGCCCGTCCCGCGCGCTGGTGCAGGAGTCCATCTACCCGCAGTTCATGGAAGTGGTGATGAAGAAGGTCAAGGCGATCAAGCGCGGCGACCCGCTGGACACCGACACCATGGTCGGCGCCCAGGCTTCGCAGCAGCAGTACGAGAAGATCCTCTCCTACCTCGACATCGCCCAGCAGGAAGGCGCGCAGGTTCTCACCGGCGGCCAGGTCGAGCGCCTGAGCGGCGACCTCGCCAGCGGCTATTACATCCAGCCGACCCTGCTCAAGGGCAACAACAAGATGCGCGTGTTCCAGGAGGAAATCTTCGGCCCCGTCGTCGGTGTCACCACCTTCAAGGATGAGGCCGAGGCGCTGGCGATTGCCAACGACACCGAGTACGGCCTGGGCGCCGGCCTCTGGACCCGCGACATCAACCGTGCCTATCGCATGGGCCGTGGCATCAAGGCCGGCCGTGTGTGGACCAACTGCTACCACCTGTACCCGGCGCATGCCGCGTTCGGTGGCTACAAGAAATCCGGCGTGGGCCGCGAGACTCACAAGATGATGCTCGACCACTACCAGCAGACCAAGAACCTGCTGGTGAGCTACGACATCAACCCGCTGGGCTTCTTCTGA